The following are encoded together in the Candidatus Sysuiplasma jiujiangense genome:
- a CDS encoding ATP-binding protein translates to TLNDNFAVFGATGSGKSTLLSLIAATLIRRGRPVLIIDPHSDLVRKTLSLIPSQATDGSVIYVDAVKSPVGLNPFEIFRQIAYRDQLSSLVTESIGHVVRSAYGPEFWGPRLDFLLKGVLDAVAPLSETNYADVLELLSNPFATREVAETCPDAATKDFLLHSFPKAREEWWMPIRDKVGRIVLDAESRRILCQRKNNINLGDAIASGKSLFVDIDMSRIGETTSSLLGSMILSMYWVVACAQKCGTTVIIDEAHRFPPRLIEQIASQGRKFGVSIMVASQSPSSFSREFLGAMGSNFRNRISFQLGEVDSATAASLVGNVDKEEIEWLERMHAVANFSGNVTLLDMDIVFWDKRLCDDATRLTAQTYPSVDDALPSPMASMENQLFDILQIAGMAETLGKQSLSGLQETGVFQLFPYGMQEMAALVENARSLGLIQKAHLKLSQKGWNELYRLQGGMMAGGDEHRSMVLKVKKALDTMGMLTCITRQRPGQEQPDLLAKTAGGIVSSLFYFEVEVATKYQLDKRRKKVERAERAGAIPVFVFGEKGPVLSALKKGEFPTSLFLHLVGERLMSFSRSEWSPLSEAKDIVELSRNLESDITGPTRKEL, encoded by the coding sequence CCACCCTGAACGACAACTTCGCTGTCTTCGGCGCCACCGGTTCGGGCAAGAGCACCCTGCTCTCCCTCATTGCTGCAACGCTCATACGCAGGGGAAGGCCGGTGCTCATCATCGACCCGCACAGCGATCTGGTCAGGAAGACGCTTTCCCTCATTCCCAGTCAAGCGACGGACGGCAGTGTCATCTATGTCGACGCGGTCAAATCGCCGGTGGGGCTGAACCCCTTCGAAATCTTCCGCCAGATAGCCTACAGGGACCAGCTCTCCTCCCTTGTAACAGAGTCCATAGGCCATGTCGTCAGAAGTGCATACGGACCGGAGTTCTGGGGTCCCCGCCTTGACTTCCTTCTCAAGGGAGTGCTCGATGCCGTTGCGCCGCTCAGTGAGACAAACTACGCAGACGTTCTTGAACTCCTTTCCAATCCCTTTGCAACAAGGGAGGTTGCCGAAACCTGTCCCGATGCAGCGACAAAGGATTTCCTTCTCCACTCCTTTCCGAAGGCAAGGGAAGAATGGTGGATGCCAATCAGGGACAAGGTCGGCAGGATTGTGCTGGATGCCGAATCAAGAAGGATTCTCTGCCAGCGCAAGAACAACATAAATCTTGGCGATGCAATCGCATCAGGCAAGTCACTCTTCGTTGACATAGACATGAGCAGGATTGGAGAAACCACCTCCTCCCTCCTCGGTTCAATGATACTGTCGATGTACTGGGTTGTAGCATGCGCACAGAAATGCGGAACGACAGTAATCATAGACGAGGCGCATCGCTTCCCGCCCAGGCTGATTGAACAGATTGCATCGCAGGGAAGGAAATTCGGCGTCAGTATCATGGTGGCGAGCCAGAGCCCGTCCTCATTCAGCAGGGAGTTCCTCGGCGCAATGGGTTCCAACTTCAGGAACAGGATATCCTTCCAGCTCGGCGAGGTCGATTCGGCAACAGCTGCAAGCCTTGTCGGCAACGTGGATAAAGAGGAGATTGAATGGCTGGAAAGAATGCATGCTGTCGCCAACTTCTCAGGCAATGTCACTCTGCTTGACATGGATATCGTATTCTGGGACAAGCGCCTGTGCGATGATGCAACCAGGCTGACTGCACAGACCTATCCCTCCGTCGACGACGCCCTTCCCTCACCGATGGCTTCAATGGAGAACCAGCTCTTCGACATACTCCAGATAGCCGGCATGGCGGAAACGCTCGGCAAGCAGTCGCTCAGCGGCCTCCAGGAGACGGGCGTCTTCCAGCTCTTCCCCTACGGCATGCAGGAAATGGCGGCGCTCGTGGAGAATGCAAGGTCTCTCGGCCTCATACAGAAGGCACATCTGAAACTTTCACAGAAGGGATGGAACGAGCTCTACAGGCTGCAGGGAGGAATGATGGCAGGTGGTGACGAGCACAGGAGCATGGTGCTCAAGGTGAAGAAGGCGCTCGACACAATGGGCATGCTGACTTGCATTACAAGGCAGCGCCCCGGCCAGGAACAGCCCGATCTGCTTGCAAAGACGGCGGGCGGCATTGTCTCCAGCCTCTTCTATTTCGAGGTCGAGGTTGCAACGAAATACCAGCTCGACAAAAGGAGAAAGAAGGTGGAAAGGGCTGAAAGGGCAGGTGCTATCCCCGTGTTCGTTTTCGGAGAGAAGGGGCCAGTTCTGTCCGCACTGAAGAAGGGCGAGTTCCCGACATCCCTGTTCCTGCACCTTGTTGGCGAAAGGCTCATGTCATTCAGCCGCTCAGAGTGGTCACCGCTGTCAGAAGCAAAAGATATTGTTGAGCTGTCACGCAACCTGGAGTCGGACATCACGGGACCAACCAGGAAAGAATTGTAA
- a CDS encoding NAD(P)/FAD-dependent oxidoreductase: MAKAGLKVCIVERRNIIGGAAVTEELWQGIKISRASYVPGVMDKIITDLELVKHGLSLKPVDPQNFAPFPSGKHLFTYLSDEKTAKSMEKFSKNDAREFPRFSEYLRNFAETVEPLLLAPPPSLNDLTSFFEGSEFEDVVREILMTSAADLLNEHFESDEVKGALVMNGVLNTSMGPDTVGTSYIMAMALGKRGYHCAIGGTGAVTKALASYFRAHGGTVITDAEVKNIIIEKGKATGIELKTGKKLTSKIVVSNADPKTTFLKLVGEDHLEDDFVRKTESLRAYGTSFKINLVLNSHLNFKALPSAVVADQQKALTDINPSIDYGQKAYDDSRWGRIPDEPPLSIFSQTAWDNTMAPAGMHTLSIISKYNPYVLREGKWEDLKPIALERALNVLENYCPGVRKSITHIDALSPLDLEKTFGFTEGNVTHLDQTLNQMLSFRPLVGWAHYRTPINSLYICGAGTHPGGGVKGAPGHNAAQIILEDLKIKA, from the coding sequence TTGGCCAAGGCAGGACTCAAAGTCTGCATTGTTGAGCGAAGGAACATAATAGGCGGTGCCGCCGTTACTGAAGAACTCTGGCAGGGCATCAAAATTTCCCGTGCAAGTTATGTTCCAGGAGTGATGGACAAAATCATTACAGATCTGGAACTCGTAAAACACGGTTTGTCTCTGAAACCTGTGGATCCGCAGAATTTCGCCCCTTTTCCAAGCGGCAAACATCTTTTCACTTATCTTTCCGATGAGAAGACAGCAAAGAGCATGGAGAAGTTCTCCAAAAATGATGCACGAGAATTTCCAAGATTCTCGGAATATCTCAGAAATTTTGCCGAAACAGTGGAGCCGCTACTGCTTGCGCCACCTCCGTCACTTAACGATCTGACTTCCTTTTTCGAAGGCAGTGAATTTGAGGATGTTGTAAGGGAAATACTGATGACGAGTGCGGCAGATCTGCTAAATGAACATTTCGAATCTGATGAGGTGAAAGGTGCACTCGTGATGAATGGTGTTCTCAATACAAGCATGGGGCCGGATACCGTCGGCACTTCCTATATAATGGCGATGGCGCTAGGGAAGCGCGGATATCATTGTGCAATTGGAGGCACTGGAGCGGTAACCAAAGCACTTGCATCGTACTTCCGAGCGCATGGTGGCACAGTAATTACTGACGCGGAGGTAAAAAATATCATCATTGAGAAAGGCAAGGCAACCGGCATCGAACTGAAAACTGGCAAGAAACTTACCTCCAAGATTGTCGTTTCGAATGCAGATCCGAAAACTACTTTTCTCAAACTCGTCGGTGAAGATCATCTGGAGGACGATTTTGTAAGAAAGACAGAAAGTTTGAGAGCGTACGGCACTTCCTTCAAAATAAATCTTGTTCTCAATTCTCATCTGAACTTCAAAGCACTTCCATCTGCTGTCGTGGCCGATCAGCAAAAGGCGTTGACTGATATTAACCCTTCAATAGATTACGGACAGAAAGCATATGATGATAGCCGATGGGGTCGAATACCAGATGAACCGCCCTTAAGCATTTTTTCACAGACGGCTTGGGATAATACAATGGCGCCAGCAGGCATGCATACTCTGAGTATAATTTCAAAATACAATCCCTATGTTCTGCGTGAGGGTAAATGGGAAGATCTGAAACCGATTGCGCTTGAACGGGCACTGAACGTTCTGGAAAATTACTGTCCAGGCGTCAGGAAGTCTATAACGCATATTGATGCCCTTTCGCCGCTTGACCTTGAAAAAACATTTGGTTTCACAGAAGGAAACGTTACCCATCTGGACCAGACTTTGAATCAGATGCTTTCATTCAGACCATTGGTTGGGTGGGCACATTACAGAACACCAATAAACTCGCTATATATTTGCGGCGCGGGAACACATCCCGGCGGTGGCGTCAAAGGTGCCCCTGGACACAATGCAGCACAGATAATCTTAGAGGATCTCAAGATAAAAGCATAG